In Lacerta agilis isolate rLacAgi1 chromosome 1, rLacAgi1.pri, whole genome shotgun sequence, the following proteins share a genomic window:
- the LOC117054955 gene encoding golgin subfamily A member 6-like protein 6 gives MPQKTLSQRDPHRANLSTKPSLLENAAGSKGISAIDGSGAGATTSFTNGKPSLDGLTGKSPLSTISFGDHHANLCRGARPVCRIRPTSAVIQGGSVAHINRLQGELVRKRKECEDLKKQNKCLSNELHLERIFMKSESEVGMRNLRNINHGLQTLVKELWNKKPLSNTVSTCSFAHQLKQKLNTSQQTATKYSKLVEEASLAQAEAEKGQAEAEAQEKLCREQHEAVQLENISLKEETQQLKRKLTEMQQLLAQVERSHFESQMKLERITMEREVIREEKRYLEHERNELKQKLKGTLEENLKCKESEISQRCRTEAAEEALEKATLLHYEAERGKRLLERDIEEKEKQCGMWMKKYSAMADLWQSQEEEKSRRQNKACQVKMKSYFLCINESNEHITVLRNEDGTPQRFAEGEQVCFSIPGVDNEEKAKSTDRILHRVVAPSSNPGHPQMCGLCPAELQERTPARRGRKIIEYFWFPVDGNTEE, from the exons ATGCCACAAAAGACATTATCGCAGAGAGACCCTCACAGGGCCAATCTGTCGACGAAACCATCTCTGCTGGAAAATGCGGCAGGCAGCAAAGGTATTTCCGCTATCGATGGCAGTGGTGCTGGTGCCACAACATCCTTTACTAATGGCAAGCCAAGTCTTGACGGGCTTACTGGAAAATCTCCCCTTTCTACCATTTCTTTTGGGGATCATCACGCCAATCTGTGTCGTGGGGCGAGGCCTGTTTGTCGGATCCGCCCAACCAGTGCTGTGATCCAAGGAGGCTCTGTGGCTCACATCAACCGTCTGCAAGGAGAACTCGTGAGAAAAAGGAAG GAATGCGAGGACCTGAAGAAACAGAACAAATGCTTGTCAAACGAGCTGcatttggaaagaatttttatgaAATCGGAAAGCGAGGTGGGCATGAGAAATCTCAGAAATATAAATCATGGCCTGCAAACTCTAGTTAAAGAG CTGTGGAATAAGAAACCCCTTTCTAATACTGTATCCACATGTTCTTTTGCTCATCAGCTGAAGCAGAAGCTGAATACCTCTCAGCAGACAGCGACAAAATACTCCAAGCTTGTGGAGGAGGCCTCTCTGGCGCAGGCAGAAGCTGAGAAAGGACAAGCGGAGGCTGAAGCCCAGGAGAAGTTGTGTCGGGAGCAGCATGAAGCAGTTCAGCTGGAGAACATCAGCTTAAAAGAAGAGACCCAGCAGCTGAAGAGAAAG TTAACCGAAATGCAGCAGCTGTTAGCACAAGTGGAAAGGAGCCACTTTGAAAGTCAGATGAAACTAGAGAGAATAACAATGGAGAGGGAAGTCATCCGTGAGGAAAAGCGATATTTGGAGCACGAAAGAAATGAACTAAAGCAGAAACTGAAAGGAACACTAGAAGAGAATTTGAAGTGTAAAGAAAG TGAAATCTCTCAAAGATGTAGAACAGAAGCTGCTGAAGAAGCTTTAGAGAAAGCAACTTTGCTTCATTACGAGGCAGAAAGGGGGAAGCGCTTGCTAGAACGGGACatagaagagaaggaaaaacagtGTGGGATGTGGATGAAGAAATATAGTGCCATGGCAGACCTCTGGCAATcccaagaggaagaaaaatcaagAAGGCAAAACAAAGCT TGTCAGGTGAAAATGAAGAGCTATTTCTTGTGTATCAATGAAAGCAATGAGCACATAACAGTATTAAGAAATGAAGATGGAACTCCACAGAGATTTGCC GAAGGAGAGCAAGTTTGTTTTTCAATCCCTGGTGTTGACAATGAAGAAAAGGCCAAGAGCACTGACAG GATTTTGCACAGAGTTGTTGCACCCAGTTCAAACCCTGGACATCCTCAGATGTGTGGACTTTGTCCTGCTGAACTGCAGGAGAGAACACCAGCTAGAAGAGGCAGGAAAATCATTGAATATTTCTGGTTTCCAGTTGATGGTAATACTGAAGAGTGA